From a region of the Zingiber officinale cultivar Zhangliang chromosome 4B, Zo_v1.1, whole genome shotgun sequence genome:
- the LOC121978359 gene encoding uncharacterized protein LOC121978359: MAESSPPRDAKKGKIIVLREEPRGEPDGQMSFSLRVLEEKLPKGYKPPAIGEYDDSKDPKDHLRKFQNAVLLHQYNDVIKCQVFLNTLSDSTQKWFDGLPNGPITWFHDFKTIFLCHFASNRKYQKTYHYLFALKQGLAGPLRSYIKHFNQMAQDVPSATFEMLMSAFSHGLVEGEFFRDIIRDPLKNFDEMLGKAPSYINVEEAQAARRKAGKAHTRTNKPEKRSPHPPAQPLP; the protein is encoded by the coding sequence ATGGCGGAAAGCTCCCCACCCAGGGATGCAAAGAAGGGAAAAATTATAGTTCTCAGGGAAGAGCCCCGAGGGGAACCCGATGGGCAAATGTCTTTCTCTCTGAGGGTACTAGAGGAAAAGCTCCCGAAGGGGTACAAGCCCCCGGCCATTGGAGAGTACGATGATAGTAAGGATCCGAAAGACCATCTCCGTAAGTTCCAGAATGCAGTATTGTTACACCAATACAACGACGTTATTAAGTGTCAAGTGTTCCTGAACACTCTATCTGACTCGACACAGAAATGGTTTGATGGACTTCCGAACGGGCCCATCACTTGGTTTCATGATTTCAAGACTATCTTCTTGTGCCACTTTGCCAGCAACAGGAAGTACCAGAAGACATACCACTATCTCTTCGCTCTTAAGCAGGGGCTAGCCGGGCCCTTGCGAAGTTATATCAAGCATTTCAACCAGATGGCTCAGGACGTCCCATCTGCCACCTTTGAAAtgttgatgagcgccttctctcatggaCTAGTGGAGGGGGAGTTCTTCCGAGATATCATTCGGGATCCCTTGAAGAACTTCGACGAGATGCTGGGGAAGGCCCCTAGctatatcaatgtggaggaggcTCAGGCGGCCCGACGCAAAGCAGGCAAGGCACATACTCGCACCAACAAGCCAGAGAAAAGGTCGCCCCACCCACCAGCTCAGCCTCTTCCTTGA